The genome window AAAAGATTAAGAGCAACAAAAGATATTGTCAGGGAAGCCATATTTGACTCTTTGAGAGGATGGATAGTTGAAAAGCGTGTTCTTGAAATTTTTGCCGGTACAGGGGCATTAGGAATTGAAGCAATAAGTCATGGTGCTAAAGAAGTTATTTTTTTAGAAGAAGACAGAGAAGCAATAAACTGTATAAAAAGGAACATTGAACATTTAGGTATTTCAGAACTCTGTACCATAAGGAAAGGGAAGGTAGAACACTCTATTGAGGAATTTCTTGATGAGAAATTTGATTT of bacterium contains these proteins:
- the rsmD gene encoding 16S rRNA (guanine(966)-N(2))-methyltransferase RsmD; the encoded protein is MRVISGYLKGRKLFFPERTKRLRATKDIVREAIFDSLRGWIVEKRVLEIFAGTGALGIEAISHGAKEVIFLEEDREAINCIKRNIEHLGISELCTIRKGKVEHSIEEFLDEKFDLIIADPPYDYPSGKIIQILNKIMELQVLDDDGIILIEHNRKNLLPEIKGFTVYKEKTYGKSIVSYIRRSNNSEVIKQ